From one Gracilimonas sp. genomic stretch:
- a CDS encoding alanine dehydrogenase → MDIKPLDTEQIGLKTLEKHLIRSKSEVSLKIGLPREISNDERRVTLTPGGVSILKANGHDIFIEKGAGEDANFPDREYADAGAEIAYSASDVFKKSDLILKIAPLTKEEFELLEPDQSLISALHMGSQTEEYLKALTEKSITGIGYEFIRGEDKEFPIVRMMHEITGSMSVQIAAHYLESMSGGQGIMLGGISGVPPATVVILGAGITGEYAARTALGYGAQVFVMDTDLAALRRLENALDRRIITAVANHQYLNTALKFADIIIGAAMAEGERSPCWVTDEMVAGMKAGSVIVDTVIDQGGCVATSRPTTHSNPVYSEHEVIHHCVPNIPANVPRTATYALNNVLVPYILSIGNAGGVKECLWENVALRNGTYTYKKHITKKALAKMFDMPYREIEMLIASQI, encoded by the coding sequence ACGCTGGAGAAGCATCTGATTCGATCAAAAAGTGAAGTTTCCCTGAAAATTGGTTTACCCAGAGAGATCTCCAACGATGAACGTCGCGTTACTTTAACACCAGGGGGTGTATCGATTTTAAAGGCGAATGGCCATGATATTTTTATAGAAAAAGGGGCTGGTGAAGATGCAAACTTCCCCGATCGTGAGTATGCTGATGCAGGTGCTGAAATTGCTTATTCTGCCAGCGATGTCTTCAAAAAATCTGATTTGATCCTCAAAATAGCTCCCCTCACAAAAGAAGAGTTTGAGCTTTTGGAGCCAGATCAATCTCTTATTTCAGCCCTGCATATGGGCAGCCAAACCGAGGAGTACCTTAAAGCTCTCACCGAGAAATCTATTACCGGAATTGGTTATGAATTCATCAGAGGCGAAGATAAAGAGTTTCCCATAGTGCGAATGATGCATGAAATCACGGGGTCTATGTCCGTACAAATTGCCGCTCACTATCTCGAAAGCATGAGTGGCGGACAAGGAATAATGCTTGGAGGTATTTCAGGCGTACCACCTGCAACAGTGGTTATTTTAGGAGCTGGAATTACCGGCGAATATGCTGCCCGAACCGCTCTTGGATATGGCGCCCAGGTTTTTGTAATGGATACAGACTTGGCTGCACTTCGACGATTAGAGAATGCTCTTGATCGGCGTATAATTACAGCTGTAGCAAATCATCAATATTTAAATACGGCTCTTAAGTTTGCTGATATCATCATAGGTGCTGCAATGGCTGAAGGAGAACGATCTCCATGTTGGGTAACCGACGAAATGGTTGCAGGGATGAAGGCAGGAAGTGTAATTGTAGATACCGTTATCGATCAGGGTGGATGTGTTGCTACCAGTCGTCCTACCACTCATTCAAACCCTGTTTACTCAGAACATGAGGTGATTCATCATTGTGTGCCAAATATACCGGCCAATGTGCCCAGAACGGCAACATATGCACTCAATAATGTGCTGGTACCTTATATATTATCTATTGGAAATGCTGGTGGGGTAAAAGAATGTTTGTGGGAAAATGTAGCTCTTAGAAATGGCACTTATACATATAAGAAGCACATTACCAAGAAGGCGCTGGCTAAGATGTTTGATATGCCCTACCGTGAAATCGAAATGCTGATCGCCTCCCAGATTTAA